A section of the Malania oleifera isolate guangnan ecotype guangnan chromosome 2, ASM2987363v1, whole genome shotgun sequence genome encodes:
- the LOC131148093 gene encoding probable alpha,alpha-trehalose-phosphate synthase [UDP-forming] 7, translated as MMSKSYTNLLDLASGNFPVIGRERRRLPRVMTVPGNVSELDDEQAYSVSSDNPSSLAQDRMIIVANQLPVKAKRRPDNKGWSFSWNEDSLLLQLKDGLPEDMEVIYVGSLRVDVDLNEQDDVSQILLDKFKCVPTFLPPDILEKFYDGFCKRQLWPLFHYMLPFSVDHGGRFDRSMWEAYVSANKLFSQRVIEVINPEDDYVWIHDYHLMVLPTFLRRRFNRLRMGFFLHSPFPSSEIYRTLPVREEILKALLNSDIIGFHTFDYARHFLSCCSRMLGLEYQSKRGYIGLEYYGRTIGIKIMPVGIHMGRIESVMKLADKEWRVGELRQQFDGKMVLLGVDDMDIFKGINLKLLAMEQMLKQHPKWQGRAVLVQIANPPRGKGIDLEEIRVEIQESCKRINENYSQPGYEPIVYIDRPVSISERVAYYAIAECVVVTAVRDGMNLTPYEYIVCRQGISGLESGSDMSGPKKSMLVVSEFIGCSPSLSGAIRVNPWNVEATAEAMNEALSMAEPEKQLRHEKHYRYVSSHDVAYWSRSFLQDMERTCSDHFRRRCWGIGLSFGFRVVALDPNFKKLSMDAIVSAYTRAKNRAILLDYDGTVMPQNSINKSPSQEVISILNTLCGDSKNTVFIVSGRGRDSLSKWFSPCRKLGIAAEHGYFLRWSENEEWEICGQSSDFGWMRIAEPVMQLYTESTDGSSIEKKESALVWQYRDADPGFGSSQAKEMLDHLESVLANEPVAVKSGQFIVEVKPQGVSKGLVAEKIFASMAENGKRADFVLCIGDDRSDEDMFEIIGNNTVSGNILSASNSVFACTVGQKPSKAKYYLDDTAEVIIMLESLAEASDPTISSEEENEISP; from the exons ATGATGTCAAAATCGTATACCAATCTTTTAGACTTGGCATCAGGGAATTTTCCAGTTATTGGTCGGGAAAGGAGGCGGCTTCCCAGGGTAATGACAGTTCCAGGAAATGTGTCTGAACTTGATGATGAACAGGCTTACAGTGTGTCGTCTGATAATCCGTCTTCACTTGCTCAAGATCGGATGATTATTGTTGCTAACCAGTTGCCTGTGAAAGCAAAGCGGAGGCCAGATAATAAGGGATGGAGTTTTAGTTGGAATGAGGATTCTTTGCTCTTGCAACTTAAGGATGGGTTGCCGGAAGATATGGAAGTGATTTACGTTGGTTCATTGAGagttgatgttgatttgaatgaGCAGGATGATGTATCACAGATACTGTTGGACAAATTTAAATGCGTCCCTACCTTTTTGCCACctgatattttggaaaaattctatGATGGGTTCTGCAAGAGGCAGTTGTGGCCGCTTTTTCATTACATGTTGCCATTTTCAGTTGATCATGGAGGTCGATTTGATCGATCTATGTGGGAAGCATATGTCTCAGCAAACAAGTTATTTTCCCAAAGAGTGATTGAGGTGATAAACCCAGAGGATGACTATGTCTGGATTCATGATTACCATTTGATGGTGCTGCCCACCTTCTTAAGAAGACGCTTTAACCGGTTAAGAATGGGGTTCTTTCTTCACAGCCCATTTCCCTCGTCAGAGATCTACAGGACTCTTCCTGTCAGAGAAGAAATACTTAAAGCTCTACTCAACTCAGACATTATTGGTTTCCACACCTTTGATTATGCTCGGCATTTTCTTTCCTGTTGCAGTCGAATGTTGGGTTTGGAGTATCAATCAAAGAGGGGTTATATAGGGCTTGAATATTACGGAAGGACTATTGGGATTAAGATTATGCCAGTTGGAATTCATATGGGTCGGATTGAGTCAGTGATGAAACTTGCCGATAAGGAATGGAGAGTGGGGGAACTTAGACAGCAGTTTGATGGTAAAATGGTGCTGCTTGGTGTAGATGATATGGATATTTTTAAAGGCATTAATTTGAAGCTTTTGGCAATGGAACAGATGCTTAAACAGCATCCAAAGTGGCAAGGAAGAGCTGTGCTTGTCCAGATTGCAAATCCTCCAAGAGGTAAGGGGATAGATCTAGAAGAAATACGGGTTGAGATACAGGAAAGCTGCAAGAGGATTAATGAAAATTACAGTCAGCCTGGTTATGAACCAATAGTTTATATTGATAGGCCAGTTTCAATCAGTGAAAGGGTTGCTTATTATGCAATTGCTGAGTGTGTTGTTGTCACAGCTGTAAGGGATGGGATGAACCTTACTCCGTATGAATATATAGTTTGTCGACAAGGAATATCTGGTTTAGAATCAGGTTCAGATATGAGTGGGCCGAAGAAAAGCATGTTAGTGGTATCAGAATTTATTGGCTGTTCTCCTTCACTCAGTGGGGCAATCCGTGTCAACCCATGGAATGTTGAAGCAACTGCAGAGGCAATGAACGAGGCTCTATCAATGGCTGAACCAGAAAAACAGTTGCGGCATGAAAAACATTACCGTTATGTTAGCTCTCATGATGTGGCTTATTGGTCAAGGAGCTTCTTGCAAGATATGGAAAGAACTTGCTCAGACCATTTTAGGAGAAGATGTTGGGGAATTGGGTTgagctttgggtttagggttgtggcACTTGATCCTAATTTCAAAAAGCTTTCAATGGATGCTATTGTATCAGCTTATACTAGAGCTAAGAATAGGGCCATACTTTTGGACTATGATGGCACTGTAATGCCCCAAAACTCCATCAATAAGAGCCCAAGTCAAGAGGTTATCTCAATCCTGAACACGCTCTGTGGGGACTCGAAAAACACTGTTTTCATTGTAAGTGGAAGAGGCAGGGACAGCTTAAGCAAGTGGTTTTCTCCTTGCAGGAAGCTAGGAATAGCAGCAGAGCATGGCTACTTCTTGAG GTGGTCTGAAAATGAAGAATGGGAAATCTGTGGCCAGAGTTCTGATTTTGGGTGGATGCGGATTGCTGAACCTGTAATGCAACTATACACAGAGTCTACTGATGGTTCTTCCATTGAAAAAAAAGAAAGCGCTTTGGTATGGCAATATCGGGATGCAGACCCAGGCTTTGGCTCTTCTCAGGCAAAGGAGATGTTAGATCATTTAGAAAGTGTCTTAGCAAATGAACCTGTTGCTGTGAAGAGTGGTCAGTTTATTGTAGAAGTTAAACCCCAG GGAGTCAGCAAAGGCCTTGTTGCAGAAAAGATCTTTGCGTCAATGGCTGAGAATGGGAAACGAGCTGATTTTGTGCTATGTATTGGTGATGATAGATCTGATGAGGACATGTTTGAAATAATTGGTAATAACACAGTGTCAGGAAATATCCTTTCTGCTAGCAATTCAGTGTTTGCTTGCACAGTTGGGCAAAAGCCAAGCAAAGCTAAATATTATTTGGATGATACTGCTGAAGTGATAATTATGCTGGAGTCTCTTGCTGAAGCCTCTGATCCTACAATTTCAtctgaagaagaaaatgaaatctCTCCTTGA